From a region of the Pseudoclavibacter endophyticus genome:
- a CDS encoding TetR/AcrR family transcriptional regulator, producing the protein MSRGGGGEGARAATPAVRTSDGSGSADSSGASGAASGAENKVPRVRRSPTERRAQIALAAEAIAKEEGLDAVTLRAVAGRAGMTPALVAHHSESMDALVATTFTAVVSVELAEMQELARSDEHASVAEALVAVLDGSIDVTRADVDLVWVHAWALGARNPLLAQAVREQSDAWREFLTTLIQRGVAAGEFACADPRSVAAQVLSMIDGLNAHLLVSWQESDQRLFLLARSVEALVEAPQGTLTSLLHRGGV; encoded by the coding sequence GTGTCAAGAGGCGGCGGCGGCGAAGGAGCACGGGCGGCGACCCCGGCGGTCCGGACGAGCGATGGATCGGGTTCGGCCGACTCGTCGGGGGCCTCCGGTGCCGCGTCGGGCGCCGAGAACAAGGTCCCTCGCGTGCGCCGCTCGCCGACCGAGCGCCGGGCCCAGATCGCGTTGGCCGCCGAGGCCATCGCCAAAGAGGAGGGCCTCGATGCGGTGACGCTCCGTGCTGTCGCCGGTCGGGCGGGGATGACGCCCGCCCTCGTCGCGCATCACTCGGAGAGCATGGATGCCCTCGTCGCGACCACCTTCACGGCGGTCGTCAGCGTGGAGCTCGCCGAGATGCAGGAGCTCGCGCGCAGCGACGAGCACGCGAGTGTCGCCGAGGCGCTCGTCGCAGTCTTGGACGGTTCGATCGACGTGACGCGCGCCGACGTGGACCTCGTCTGGGTCCACGCGTGGGCGCTTGGCGCGCGCAATCCGCTGCTCGCGCAGGCGGTGCGCGAGCAGAGTGACGCGTGGCGCGAGTTCCTGACCACGCTCATCCAGCGCGGCGTCGCGGCGGGCGAGTTCGCGTGCGCCGATCCGCGGAGCGTCGCGGCGCAGGTGCTGAGCATGATCGACGGCCTCAACGCGCACCTGCTCGTCTCGTGGCAGGAGAGCGATCAGCGCCTGTTCCTGCTCGCCCGGTCGGTCGAGGCGCTCGTCGAGGCTCCGCAGGGCACGCTCACGAGCCTCCTGCACCGGGGCGGCGTCTAG
- a CDS encoding amidase, whose translation MIEVHEASIAELRAALEDGRATSVDLTRAYLRRIEAYDGPETATRLNAVVVPNLAALDEAAASDARRATGETLGPLDGIPYTAKDSYLVRGLTAAAGSPAFAELVAQRDAFTVERLRSAGAICLGLTNMPPMANGGMQRGLYGRAESPYNADYLTSAFASGSSNGSGTATAASFAAFGLSEETWSSGRAPASCNALCAYTPSRGVISVRGNWPLVPTMDVVVPTARTMADLLEVLDAVVADDPETRGDFWRVQPWVELPAASAVRPDVYPALAPASAGEAAAALRGKRFGVPRMYIGADPDAGTAVNPGIGGSTGQRIETRESVMELWRRARADLEAAGAEVVEVEFPLVTNYEGDRPDAPTIATRGLVTPEYLQSEIWALSAWSWDDFLRANGDPKLNRLAGVDGSRIFPHPEGALPDRYTGFDDDIAAYPAYLAEHPIDDPLSIPHLEAGLRGLEETRRIDLEQWLDELGLDAVIYPAMADIGPADMDVNPASADLGWRNGVWVANGNLAIRHLGVPTVTVPMGTMRDIGMPVGLTFAGRAYDDAALLRLAAAFEATGHRRTTPPRTPALGDA comes from the coding sequence ATGATCGAGGTGCACGAGGCGTCGATCGCGGAGCTGCGCGCGGCCCTCGAGGATGGCCGCGCCACCTCCGTCGACCTCACGCGAGCCTATCTGCGCCGGATCGAGGCCTACGACGGGCCCGAGACCGCGACGAGGCTCAATGCCGTCGTGGTCCCGAACCTTGCCGCACTCGACGAGGCCGCGGCCTCGGATGCCCGGCGCGCGACCGGCGAGACGCTGGGCCCGCTCGATGGCATCCCCTACACGGCGAAGGACAGCTACCTCGTTCGGGGCCTCACGGCGGCGGCCGGCAGCCCAGCCTTCGCGGAGCTCGTCGCGCAGCGTGACGCCTTCACGGTCGAGCGCCTCCGCTCGGCCGGCGCGATCTGCCTCGGGCTGACGAACATGCCGCCGATGGCCAACGGCGGCATGCAGCGTGGGCTCTACGGCCGAGCCGAGAGCCCCTACAACGCCGACTACCTCACGTCGGCGTTCGCCTCGGGCTCGTCGAACGGCTCGGGAACCGCGACCGCGGCAAGCTTCGCGGCGTTCGGGCTGAGCGAGGAAACCTGGTCGAGCGGCCGTGCTCCCGCGTCGTGCAACGCGCTGTGTGCCTACACCCCGTCGCGCGGCGTCATCTCGGTGCGCGGCAACTGGCCGCTCGTGCCGACCATGGACGTGGTCGTGCCGACCGCCCGCACCATGGCGGATCTGCTCGAGGTGCTCGACGCCGTGGTCGCCGACGACCCGGAGACCCGCGGCGACTTCTGGCGCGTGCAGCCCTGGGTCGAGCTCCCCGCGGCGAGCGCCGTCCGCCCCGACGTCTACCCAGCCCTCGCGCCCGCGAGCGCCGGCGAGGCGGCCGCCGCGCTGCGCGGAAAGCGCTTCGGCGTCCCCCGCATGTACATAGGCGCCGATCCCGACGCCGGGACCGCCGTCAACCCGGGCATCGGCGGCTCCACGGGGCAGCGCATCGAGACCCGTGAATCGGTCATGGAGCTCTGGCGCCGGGCGCGAGCGGACCTCGAGGCGGCCGGCGCGGAAGTGGTTGAGGTCGAATTCCCGCTCGTCACCAACTATGAGGGCGACCGGCCGGACGCTCCGACCATCGCCACGCGCGGACTCGTGACGCCCGAGTACCTCCAGAGCGAAATCTGGGCGCTCTCGGCCTGGTCATGGGATGACTTCCTCCGCGCCAACGGTGACCCGAAGCTGAACCGGCTTGCCGGCGTCGACGGCAGCCGCATCTTCCCCCACCCCGAGGGGGCCCTGCCCGACCGCTACACGGGCTTCGACGACGACATCGCGGCGTACCCCGCCTACCTCGCCGAGCACCCGATCGACGATCCCCTGAGCATCCCCCACCTCGAAGCCGGGCTGCGCGGGCTGGAGGAGACGCGCCGCATCGACCTCGAACAGTGGCTCGACGAGCTCGGCCTCGACGCCGTGATCTACCCGGCGATGGCCGACATCGGGCCCGCCGACATGGACGTGAACCCCGCATCGGCCGATCTCGGCTGGCGCAACGGCGTGTGGGTCGCAAACGGCAACCTCGCGATCCGCCACCTCGGCGTGCCGACCGTGACGGTGCCAATGGGCACGATGCGCGACATCGGCATGCCCGTCGGGCTCACCTTCGCCGGCCGCGCCTACGACGACGCCGCGCTGCTGCGCCTCGCCGCAGCCTTCGAGGCAACCGGTCACCGACGCACGACACCACCACGCACCCCCGCGCTCGGTGACGCATGA
- a CDS encoding APC family permease → MSNHPYDLAGGTPATRTLDSVSGISRKGLPQGQVGVLGALVIGISTCAPAYTLTSAVGPAASEVGFQTPAIFLVGFLPMLLVALGYRALNTVMPDSGTSFTWATRAFGPWIGWITGWGLIASTVLVLSNLAGIAVDFLFETIAIVSNNPGISDLAGNPFINVAVCLGFMAIATVISYRGLTATKIFQYLTVAFQVGMLAWFFIALVMGAANPANTAASAPELAWFNPFEVDSFSAFSAGIAVSIFVYWGWDTVLTMGEETKRSKGKLSVESKAATILILLLVTLYVGIAAATVAYAGLGDTGTGLGNPAIAENVFAALAHPVMGPAAALLSSAILISAMASINSTAISPARTLLAMAHYGAVPKGLKRIHPKYKSPSAALLASTIVASVFYAIMRFISEDALWDTITALSLMVCFYYGMTALASTWYFRRTAGREGVRSVIMKLVLPGIGGVMLLIVFVQTLVDSMDPAFGSGSEFFGIGLVGILSIVVFAVGIVLMLVYSRMKPAFFRGEILERTDASRDDAAYVDPLDEQPKGKRGGAKPE, encoded by the coding sequence ATGAGCAATCATCCATACGACCTCGCCGGCGGCACGCCCGCGACCCGCACGCTCGACTCCGTGAGCGGCATCAGCAGGAAGGGCCTCCCGCAGGGCCAGGTGGGCGTGCTCGGGGCCCTCGTCATCGGCATCTCGACCTGCGCCCCCGCATACACGCTCACCTCGGCAGTCGGCCCCGCCGCGAGCGAGGTCGGGTTTCAGACCCCCGCGATCTTCCTCGTGGGCTTCCTGCCGATGCTGCTCGTCGCCCTCGGGTACCGGGCCCTCAACACGGTCATGCCCGACTCTGGCACCTCGTTCACCTGGGCGACGCGCGCCTTCGGGCCGTGGATCGGCTGGATCACGGGATGGGGCCTCATCGCCTCGACCGTGCTCGTGCTCTCCAACCTCGCCGGAATCGCGGTCGACTTCCTCTTCGAGACCATCGCGATCGTCTCGAACAATCCCGGCATCTCCGATCTCGCCGGGAACCCGTTCATCAACGTTGCCGTGTGCCTCGGCTTCATGGCGATCGCGACCGTTATCTCGTATCGCGGCCTGACGGCGACGAAGATCTTCCAGTACTTGACGGTCGCGTTCCAGGTCGGCATGCTCGCGTGGTTCTTCATCGCGCTCGTGATGGGCGCCGCCAACCCGGCGAACACCGCCGCGTCGGCGCCGGAGCTCGCGTGGTTCAACCCGTTCGAGGTCGACAGCTTCAGCGCCTTCTCCGCCGGCATCGCCGTGTCGATCTTCGTGTACTGGGGCTGGGACACGGTGCTCACGATGGGCGAGGAGACGAAGCGGTCGAAGGGCAAGCTGTCAGTCGAGAGCAAGGCCGCGACCATCCTCATCCTGCTGCTCGTGACCCTCTACGTCGGCATCGCCGCCGCGACCGTTGCCTATGCGGGGCTCGGCGACACGGGCACCGGCCTCGGCAACCCGGCGATCGCGGAGAACGTGTTCGCGGCCCTCGCGCACCCGGTCATGGGGCCGGCCGCCGCGCTGCTCTCGTCGGCGATCCTCATCAGCGCCATGGCGTCGATCAACTCGACCGCCATCTCACCCGCGCGCACCCTGCTCGCAATGGCCCACTACGGGGCCGTGCCGAAGGGCCTCAAGCGCATCCACCCCAAGTACAAGTCGCCGTCGGCGGCCCTGCTCGCGTCGACGATCGTCGCCTCGGTGTTCTACGCCATCATGCGCTTCATCAGCGAGGATGCGCTGTGGGACACGATCACGGCGCTCAGCCTCATGGTCTGCTTCTACTACGGCATGACCGCGCTCGCGAGCACGTGGTACTTCCGCCGCACCGCCGGGCGCGAAGGCGTGCGCTCAGTGATCATGAAGCTCGTGCTCCCCGGCATCGGCGGCGTCATGCTGCTGATCGTGTTCGTGCAGACGCTCGTCGACAGCATGGACCCGGCCTTCGGCTCGGGCAGCGAGTTCTTCGGCATCGGACTCGTCGGCATCCTCAGCATCGTCGTCTTCGCGGTCGGCATCGTGTTGATGCTCGTGTACTCCCGGATGAAGCCCGCATTCTTCCGCGGCGAGATCCTCGAGCGCACCGATGCGAGCCGTGACGACGCGGCCTATGTCGACCCGCTCGACGAGCAGCCGAAGGGTAAGAGGGGCGGCGCGAAGCCGGAATAG
- a CDS encoding PIG-L family deacetylase has protein sequence MAAPEASDRPSARVTPDEFFAFARRVLFVHAHPDDETLWAGNLMAELVDRGARVSLVTTNRGELGQVVDPELAHVFGTDSLGPHRARELEASLERLGVTDHAWLGTAPARAAGLPDREYRDSGMRWVTEGVAGPDLEAAADLRCFTSAPMDEATADLAAFAAARTPDVIITYDANGGYGHPDHVRAHLISVAVGRATGAQVWAIAGDPAARRVTDADVWFDLPHQADRIRSGLEQYRSQLIMRPDGRVQHEDGFSHEVPVGVGLTRIV, from the coding sequence ATGGCAGCGCCCGAAGCATCCGACCGCCCCTCTGCACGGGTCACGCCCGACGAGTTCTTCGCATTCGCTCGCCGCGTGCTCTTCGTACACGCGCATCCCGACGACGAGACGCTGTGGGCCGGCAACCTCATGGCAGAGCTCGTCGATCGGGGCGCGCGGGTGTCGCTCGTCACGACCAACCGCGGCGAGCTCGGGCAGGTCGTCGACCCGGAGCTCGCGCACGTCTTCGGCACCGACTCGCTCGGGCCGCACCGCGCGCGCGAACTCGAGGCATCGCTCGAACGGCTCGGGGTCACGGACCACGCGTGGCTGGGCACCGCGCCGGCACGCGCGGCCGGTCTGCCCGATCGCGAGTACCGCGACTCCGGGATGCGGTGGGTCACGGAGGGCGTGGCCGGGCCCGACCTCGAGGCGGCCGCCGACCTCCGCTGTTTCACCTCGGCACCCATGGATGAAGCGACAGCGGACCTGGCGGCCTTCGCGGCCGCGCGCACGCCCGACGTGATCATCACGTACGACGCCAACGGCGGCTACGGCCACCCCGACCACGTGCGGGCGCACTTGATCTCCGTCGCGGTGGGCCGCGCGACCGGCGCACAGGTGTGGGCGATCGCGGGCGACCCTGCGGCGCGGCGGGTCACCGACGCCGACGTGTGGTTCGACCTTCCCCATCAGGCCGACCGCATCCGCTCAGGCCTGGAGCAGTACCGCTCGCAGCTCATCATGCGCCCCGACGGGCGCGTTCAGCACGAAGACGGGTTCTCCCACGAGGTGCCAGTCGGGGTCGGTCTCACCCGCATCGTGTAG
- a CDS encoding PucR family transcriptional regulator: MSGSHSRESDGAARADDGGRDAWTIEAIQAVTRAAGRPGGIESVIVELARRLGAWVALIDATGRTRRQHPGGLPADAADALRDEVDAVLRRGARVATTVRAGGTPVSLQTLGDGRQLRGVLAIASDGLTPEQRMVAATVAAMASLALARRHRLGQAGARLRAAVAELLTTPDAELTHRAARELQESLPPAPVAVATARVGTRSPHPATDWLDERADDAPQAVFFARLGEELVVLTDAAEAGALDELAEAFGLTVGAAEADRYRDLGRALDRARRARDDASVSGLTGVVRDGAPHLGARTDTADVLTALDGERALVLARRQLAPLVEHDEARATRLVPTLRAWLDADCSNDGTARALGVHRHTVRARLDLAQRLLGRDLGSFATRAELWAALRALP; the protein is encoded by the coding sequence ATGAGCGGTTCACATTCGCGCGAGAGCGACGGCGCCGCCAGGGCCGACGACGGCGGCAGGGACGCCTGGACCATCGAGGCGATTCAGGCCGTGACGCGGGCGGCCGGGCGGCCGGGCGGCATCGAGTCGGTGATCGTCGAACTCGCTCGTCGGCTCGGCGCCTGGGTCGCGCTCATCGACGCGACGGGGCGCACGCGCCGCCAGCATCCAGGCGGACTGCCGGCCGACGCCGCGGACGCACTGCGCGACGAAGTCGATGCCGTGCTTCGTCGCGGCGCTCGCGTCGCCACGACGGTCCGCGCGGGTGGGACCCCCGTTTCGCTCCAGACCCTGGGCGACGGGCGACAGCTTCGGGGCGTGCTCGCGATCGCCTCCGACGGGCTCACGCCGGAACAGCGCATGGTCGCGGCCACGGTCGCGGCCATGGCGAGTCTCGCCCTCGCCCGCCGGCATCGGCTCGGGCAGGCCGGCGCGAGGCTCCGCGCCGCCGTCGCCGAACTGCTCACGACACCCGACGCCGAGCTCACGCACCGCGCGGCCCGCGAGCTCCAGGAGTCCCTTCCACCCGCCCCGGTCGCCGTGGCGACGGCACGAGTCGGCACTCGGTCGCCGCATCCGGCGACCGACTGGCTCGACGAGCGAGCCGACGACGCCCCTCAGGCGGTGTTCTTCGCGCGGCTCGGCGAGGAACTCGTGGTCCTGACCGACGCCGCGGAGGCGGGCGCGCTCGACGAGCTCGCCGAGGCGTTCGGGCTCACGGTGGGCGCGGCCGAGGCCGACCGCTACCGCGACCTCGGGCGCGCGCTCGACCGCGCACGGCGTGCGCGCGACGACGCATCCGTGTCGGGCCTGACGGGTGTCGTCCGCGACGGTGCGCCGCATCTCGGCGCACGTACCGACACCGCCGACGTGCTGACCGCGCTCGACGGCGAGCGCGCGCTCGTGCTCGCCCGTCGACAGCTCGCGCCCCTCGTCGAGCACGACGAGGCCCGGGCGACCAGGCTCGTGCCGACGCTGCGCGCCTGGCTCGACGCGGACTGCTCGAACGACGGCACGGCCCGTGCCCTCGGCGTGCACCGCCACACGGTGCGTGCCCGCCTCGACCTCGCGCAGCGACTGCTCGGGCGTGACCTCGGATCGTTCGCGACGCGTGCCGAGCTGTGGGCCGCGTTACGGGCGCTGCCGTAA
- a CDS encoding flavin monoamine oxidase family protein has product MTELVRDVVIIGAGATGLTAATTLKKAGASVAVLEARDRVGGRLWTDDIEGAMLEIGGQWVSPDQSALIETLDELGLETFSRYREGESVYVDAAGQRRRFTGDIFPVAPETERIMNELIERLDAMVAEIDPDAPWEHPNAREWDKISWEAWLEQQTDDAEALANIAMFTGAAMLTKPAHAFSLLQSLLMAASAGSFTHLVDADFILDKRVIGGLQQVPIRLAERLGDDLFLEQPVLRLEHGDDGVVAHGRSVTVRAKRAILALAPTLYHRISFEPALPRIPQQMHQHLSMGFVIKVHAVYERPFWRDAGLSGTAFSPFQLVHEAYDNTNHGDERGTLVGFVSDQNADDVFRLSDEERRTSILESLATYYGDEAKHPVVYYESDWGAEEWTRGAYAASFDLGGLQRYGADLRRPIGPIHFACSDMAGAGYQHVDGAIRMGRLVAAQIAEQDAKGAQGPRA; this is encoded by the coding sequence GTGACCGAACTCGTCCGAGACGTCGTCATCATCGGGGCCGGAGCGACCGGCCTGACGGCTGCGACCACGCTGAAGAAGGCCGGCGCCTCCGTCGCGGTGCTCGAGGCCCGCGACCGTGTCGGCGGCCGCCTGTGGACCGACGACATCGAGGGCGCGATGCTCGAGATCGGCGGCCAGTGGGTCTCGCCGGACCAGTCGGCGCTCATCGAGACCCTCGACGAGCTCGGCCTCGAGACGTTCAGCCGCTATCGCGAGGGCGAGAGCGTCTACGTCGATGCCGCGGGTCAGCGACGCCGGTTCACGGGCGACATCTTCCCCGTGGCCCCCGAGACCGAGCGAATCATGAACGAGCTGATCGAACGGCTCGACGCGATGGTCGCCGAGATCGACCCCGATGCGCCCTGGGAGCATCCGAATGCCCGCGAGTGGGACAAGATCTCATGGGAGGCGTGGCTCGAGCAGCAGACCGATGACGCCGAAGCACTCGCCAACATCGCGATGTTCACGGGCGCCGCCATGCTCACGAAGCCCGCGCACGCGTTCTCGCTGCTGCAGTCGCTGCTGATGGCGGCGAGTGCCGGCAGCTTCACGCACCTCGTCGACGCCGACTTCATCCTCGACAAGCGCGTCATCGGCGGGCTGCAGCAGGTGCCGATTCGCCTGGCCGAGCGGCTCGGCGACGACCTCTTCCTCGAGCAACCGGTGCTGCGCCTCGAGCACGGCGATGACGGCGTCGTCGCCCATGGCCGCAGCGTCACGGTCCGCGCGAAGCGGGCCATCCTCGCCCTCGCGCCGACGCTCTACCACCGCATCTCGTTCGAGCCCGCTCTCCCGCGCATCCCCCAGCAGATGCACCAGCACCTCTCGATGGGCTTCGTCATCAAGGTGCACGCCGTCTACGAGCGGCCGTTCTGGCGGGATGCGGGGCTTTCGGGAACCGCGTTCAGCCCGTTCCAGCTCGTGCACGAGGCGTACGACAACACGAACCACGGCGACGAGCGCGGCACCCTCGTCGGCTTCGTCTCCGACCAGAACGCCGACGACGTCTTCCGGCTCTCGGATGAGGAACGCAGGACGAGCATCCTCGAATCACTCGCGACCTACTACGGCGACGAGGCAAAGCATCCGGTCGTCTACTACGAGAGCGACTGGGGTGCGGAAGAGTGGACGCGCGGCGCTTACGCCGCCAGCTTCGACCTCGGTGGCCTGCAGCGGTACGGCGCCGACCTGCGCCGGCCGATCGGACCGATCCACTTCGCGTGCAGCGACATGGCGGGGGCCGGCTACCAGCACGTCGACGGCGCGATCCGCATGGGGCGGCTCGTCGCCGCGCAGATCGCGGAACAGGACGCCAAGGGCGCGCAGGGCCCGCGGGCCTAG
- a CDS encoding NAD-dependent succinate-semialdehyde dehydrogenase, with the protein MSDYAVTNPATGERVSDYPTATDAEIAAAINRSHAAFPEWRATSPADRAAGLRRVAELHRERRDELARIIVREMGKPLEAAVGEVDFAAEITEYYADHIDEITGDEPLAIQGEGTAVVRRAPLGVLFGIMPWNFPYYQVARFAAPNLAVGNTIVLKHAPQCPESAAAIAAMYRDAGLPEGAYENVYATNEQAADIVADPRVQGVSVTGSERAGAAVAEVAGRNLKKVALELGGSDPFIVLSADDLDAVVAAAVDARLDNNGQACNGAKRFIVVDDLYDAFLEKFAAAMEAAKVGDPLADDTVLGPLSSLAAAERLQAQIDRAVEQGATVVVGGTRDGAYVPGTVLTGVTPEMDAYREEFFGPVGAVYRVADEAEAVRLANDTPFGLGSYVFTTDAEQAQRVADQIEAGMVFINAVLADEAALPFGGVKRSGTSRELGLLAADEFVNKKVIRVGA; encoded by the coding sequence ATGAGCGACTACGCCGTCACCAATCCCGCCACCGGCGAGCGTGTGAGCGACTACCCGACGGCGACCGACGCCGAGATCGCCGCCGCCATCAACCGCAGCCACGCCGCATTCCCCGAGTGGCGTGCCACGAGCCCCGCTGATCGCGCGGCCGGACTGCGCCGGGTCGCCGAGCTGCACCGCGAGCGTCGCGACGAGCTCGCCCGCATCATCGTGCGCGAGATGGGCAAGCCGCTCGAGGCGGCCGTGGGCGAGGTCGACTTCGCTGCCGAGATCACCGAGTACTACGCCGACCACATCGATGAAATCACGGGCGACGAGCCGCTTGCGATCCAGGGCGAGGGCACGGCGGTCGTGCGCCGCGCCCCCCTCGGGGTGCTGTTCGGCATCATGCCGTGGAACTTTCCCTACTACCAGGTGGCCCGGTTCGCGGCACCGAACCTGGCCGTCGGCAACACGATCGTGCTGAAGCACGCGCCCCAGTGCCCTGAATCGGCGGCGGCCATCGCGGCGATGTATCGCGACGCGGGGTTGCCGGAGGGCGCCTACGAGAACGTGTACGCGACCAACGAACAGGCGGCCGACATCGTCGCCGACCCGCGCGTGCAGGGCGTGTCGGTCACGGGCTCGGAGCGTGCCGGCGCGGCGGTCGCCGAGGTGGCCGGCCGCAACCTCAAGAAGGTCGCGCTCGAGCTCGGTGGCTCCGACCCGTTCATCGTGCTGTCGGCGGACGACCTGGACGCCGTGGTCGCGGCCGCCGTCGACGCCCGGCTCGACAACAACGGCCAGGCCTGCAACGGGGCAAAGCGCTTCATCGTGGTCGACGACCTGTACGACGCGTTCCTCGAGAAGTTCGCCGCGGCGATGGAGGCCGCCAAGGTCGGCGACCCGCTCGCCGACGACACGGTGCTCGGCCCCCTCTCGTCGCTCGCCGCCGCCGAGCGCCTGCAGGCGCAGATCGACCGCGCCGTCGAGCAAGGTGCCACGGTCGTCGTGGGCGGCACGCGCGACGGCGCCTATGTGCCGGGCACGGTGCTGACCGGTGTGACGCCCGAGATGGATGCCTACCGCGAAGAGTTCTTCGGGCCCGTCGGGGCCGTCTACCGGGTTGCTGATGAGGCCGAAGCCGTGCGTCTCGCCAACGACACGCCGTTCGGGCTCGGCTCGTATGTCTTCACGACCGACGCCGAGCAAGCCCAGCGCGTCGCCGATCAGATCGAAGCCGGAATGGTCTTCATCAATGCCGTGCTGGCCGACGAGGCCGCGCTGCCCTTCGGTGGCGTAAAGCGCTCGGGCACGTCGCGCGAGCTCGGGCTGCTGGCGGCCGACGAGTTCGTCAACAAGAAGGTGATCCGCGTCGGGGCGTAG
- a CDS encoding agmatine deiminase family protein, producing MAWLMPAETAPQRRTWMAFPREGFTLGDTDADRRAGYEAWTATAHAIAEFEPVTMVVDPTERERARRMLGSHIEVVEAPIDEFWMRDVGPTFVLDDERPDALGAIDWTFNGWGGQEWAEWGRSAGLKRIIAEAAGATLVASTLVNEGGGIHVDGEGTVLATETVQLDPGRNPGLDKAAIEAELVRTLRATTVVWLPRGLTRDYEEFGTRGHVDIVATIVSPGRVLLHDQRDPGHPDHAVCRELREFFAGQTDARGRSFEVIGLPAPATLRDDEGVVDWSYVNHLVVNGGVVACGFGEPDADARARDVLAAAYPGREVTTVDAREIFARGGGIHCITQQQPLTVAELEAHDGGAPLRGPGA from the coding sequence ATGGCCTGGTTGATGCCTGCAGAGACGGCACCCCAGCGACGCACGTGGATGGCGTTTCCCCGCGAGGGCTTCACGCTCGGCGACACCGACGCCGACCGTCGAGCGGGCTATGAGGCCTGGACGGCCACCGCGCACGCCATCGCCGAGTTCGAGCCCGTCACGATGGTCGTCGACCCGACCGAGCGCGAGCGGGCACGCCGCATGCTCGGCTCGCACATCGAGGTCGTCGAAGCGCCCATCGACGAGTTCTGGATGCGCGACGTCGGCCCCACGTTCGTGCTTGACGACGAGCGACCGGATGCCCTCGGCGCGATCGACTGGACGTTCAACGGCTGGGGTGGCCAGGAATGGGCTGAATGGGGCCGCTCGGCCGGCCTCAAGCGCATCATCGCCGAGGCCGCGGGCGCCACGCTGGTCGCCTCGACGCTCGTGAACGAGGGCGGCGGCATCCACGTCGACGGTGAGGGCACCGTGCTCGCGACGGAGACGGTGCAGCTCGACCCCGGCCGCAACCCAGGCCTGGACAAGGCCGCCATCGAGGCCGAGCTCGTCCGCACGCTCAGGGCGACAACGGTCGTCTGGCTCCCCCGCGGACTCACCCGCGACTACGAGGAGTTCGGCACGCGCGGTCACGTCGACATCGTCGCCACCATCGTCTCGCCGGGCCGCGTGCTGCTGCACGACCAGCGCGACCCCGGGCACCCCGACCACGCCGTGTGTCGCGAGCTGCGCGAGTTCTTCGCCGGCCAGACCGACGCTCGTGGCCGCTCCTTCGAGGTGATCGGCCTGCCGGCCCCGGCGACGCTTCGCGACGACGAGGGCGTCGTCGACTGGAGCTACGTGAACCACCTCGTCGTCAACGGCGGTGTCGTCGCCTGCGGCTTCGGCGAGCCCGACGCCGACGCACGGGCGCGCGACGTGCTCGCCGCCGCCTACCCGGGCCGTGAGGTGACCACGGTCGACGCGCGAGAGATCTTCGCGCGCGGTGGCGGCATTCACTGCATCACACAGCAGCAGCCCTTGACGGTCGCGGAACTCGAGGCGCACGACGGCGGCGCGCCCCTGAGGGGGCCGGGCGCATGA